Sequence from the Gammaproteobacteria bacterium genome:
CATGACATGCTCAGCCACAGTACACCTCATAACTTGGGTCTGTAAAGGTGATAATTGCCTAAAACTCTGCCAAGGCACATTGCGCACCGAGAAGCTGGAGGGGTAGTTCATGAGGACGACCCGGCCGTCACCGTCGTAAGTAACCGAACTGGTGTAAGCAACGCCACCGATGGTCGTGGTGGTGGTCCTGGGACGGCTCAAGCCGTCGTAGGTGTAGCCGCGCGCGAAGCCGTTCGTTGAGGTTTCTTTCGCCAGCTTGCCCTTGCCGTTGAGGGCAAGGTCGTATTCCCAGGTGCTGATGTCCGCGCCTTCGGTGCGGCGGGTCATGCGCCCGAGCTTGTCGTATACGAAGCTGCTGACCTGCAGTCTGGCGTCTTTCTGCTCGATCAGCTCACCCAGCACGTTGTACTTGTACGTCCACACGCCCATGTCGGGATCATTCGTCGTCACCTTGTGGCCGCGGATGTTGTAGGTGTTGACGATTTCATTGAGCTCGGAATCCGTCACTTTGGTGAGATTGCCGACCGGGTCGTACTCGTAGCGCGTGTCGTGCAGATAATGATCTACCATGATGACGGTCTGGCCCAGCGCGTTGCTGGTTTCCACCGTCTGCTGGTTTTTCGGATTCCTGAGCGTCGTCTTGAAGCCGTCGTAGTCCGAGGTGTTGCTGCCTAAGGTGCCGGGCAGGTTTTCTGCGGTGACCCGGCCTACTCCGTCATAGCTATAGTCTGTCCACAACGCGGGCGTGCCAGTGGTTAAGTACGGCCGCGAGACTCTCGTCACCTGGCCTTTGGCGTTATACACCGTCTGCACGGTGGTTGCGGCGCCGAAGCCGCCTTTCTGGACGGCAACCACGCGGTTCAGTGAATCGTAATACTCAACTACCGTTGGTGCGCCGCTGGTCGCGATCGTTTTCCGGAAAAGGGCGGTTTTTATGTCCGTGACCCACGGGCAAAGCGTGGCTGAACACCAGTCATAAGTAATACCGGTGCTCGTACCGCTCGCGCGCAGCTCGTTGGCCTGGCGCCCCAGCACATCGTAAATCCAATGGGTGGTCAAACCATTCGGGCCGATCAGCTCCGTGATGCCGCCGTGATGGCGATCGTAGGTATGGGTTTCGATATGACCCACGGCGTTGGTGACGCGAAACAGGTAGCGGCCAAGGCCGTTGTATTGTGTGGCTGTAGTGCGCGGCGTGATCGGCTCGCCAGAGATCGTGGAGACGGTGGTGGCATCGATGTTGCCGTAGTCGTCGCGCCCATACGTGGTAATCAATTCATACACGGTACCGGGCTGCACGGTTTCCTTCCACAACAGATCGGTCTGTGGGTAATAGACAAAACTGGACGTACGGGTGCGGGCGCCGGCAGCGTTCTCGTGTGTGGCGGTGCTGGTGCGCAGTCTGCCCAGACGCCAGATGTCAGGATCGTTGCCGAACTGATTGAGCGTGGTGGTAGTATGACTCGCCCCACCGCCCGTGACCTGCACACTGATGTTTCGGACGTTGCCGTAACTATCCAGCAGGCTGTTATTGGTGATGGTGTCAGCGAGCAGCAGGTCCGTGTCGGGATCGAAAGTCCGTTGCGTAGCGGCCTTCAGGTACGGATAGACACTGGCGCCCGTGGGGACGATATTGTCATATTCGTTTATCACTGAGCGTACACGAATGTCATTACTGACCAGGCGCGTAACGGCAGTGTTGACCAGGCCGGTAAAAGGATAATCCTGACGATAAGACGTCACGGTCGTCAGTCCACCGGTAACATCGGTAACCGTCTGTGTACCGAAGCCCAAGAATCCGCGACCGGCGAAATCGATTCTGGCATTCGCATAGTTGTGGGTATACTCCCGCATGACGCTGGCGCCTTCAGCGTTCACGAGACCATTGTTCCGGCGGCAGCTGGAGACGACATACAGCGAAGCTTCGATGCCGCGCGCATCGGGGAAGTCGGGATTAAGTCGTTCGTCGGGGCCGAGATTATAAACCGAGCTATCGGTAAGCGGCTTGTAGTCAATCGTAATGCGATCGTCGAATCGCTCACCACCGGCATTGATGGCGGTAATGTGGCTCGAATTGCCAGGCCGATGAAACAGAAAGTGCCATACGGTCCGTAGTCCAGCGCTACGTCTACCAACCCGTCGCTATCGAAGTCGCCGACCCGCGGACTGTTGTTATACCCGTCAGCGCCGAGGATCGTAGGAAAGTCATCCAAACCGCCGCCGAAGGGTCTTGCACGGAGCACATACCACTTGCCCGCGATAGGCGCATACAGGTCCTGACGGCCATCGGCATTGAAATCCAGCACCAGTGCGTCGTTAAGGCTGCCTGCGTCGGAACCCGTGCCGATGGTCGTGAGCGTTAAATCACCGAAGACACCGCCGCGATTTAGTCGGACGGCGAACCGTGTCCGCGACCCGATTCAGTGCCCACGCACCAGCGGCGACGTGGTTCTCGGCATGGATGTTGGAATTCTCGCTCCGGCCAGACTCCATGATCTCGCCAGACTTTGTCCGAACCTCAAACCATTCTGGCCCTCCGCCTTGCAGGCCAAAAGCCTTAATCCTGCTGAAAGTATCGATTTCGGTGCGGTATCCGGACCCGGCTTCGCCGTAAGCGCCCGTGCCTGGCACGACGTTCAGTCGTTTACCGTCCAGGCAGAATCGGTCCGTGCTCGTAAAGGTAAGGCCCGTTAACACGTTATCCTGAGCGTAGGTCTTTGGGCAGCGGGTGATTGCGGAAAGTCCCGAGATCGACCAGCCGACGCCGAGCAACCCGTTGCCGCCCTGGCTACTGTAGGTCAGCGCAAGCTGGGGTTGCGTGCCGGCAGTGCCCGGCGGAATCTCGATGGGTATGCTGTAAGTGGCGGCGCCGGCGGGCGTGACTTCAAATGCGCCGGGTGTGGCGCCGATCAGCGTGTTGGCGTACGCGACGCCGGCTTGGGTTTCAGTCGAGTCGGATTCGGCGGCTTGCGTGCTGAAGGCGGGCTCGGCAGTAATGACGGTGGTCGCTTGCGGAGACGTTCCGACCAGCCGCCCGTGTTGATCGTAATACGCGATCAGGTCGCCGAAGATTTTGTAATTGACGGCGCCGGCATCCAGCGCTTCCTGTGGACAAGCACCGGGTGTGCATAATTCGAGCGTGTTGAGTTCCGATGGATCGATCTCGGTGTCGACACCCGGATCGTCCCAGCTCAATACTGGCAGATTATCCGGTGTAACAAGTACATTCGGTGTGTGTGTGCGACAAACGACTCATCGGCGGCGTAGACTGAAACAACCGGCGCGGTCGCCAGACAGGAAATCACAAAAAGCAGCGCGCGGATTTTATACTTCAGCACGTGCTTTTGCCTCACGGACTAGAGTTTCAACATGCCGGCCGGAGTGCGGGCACGGAAGTGCTTGATGGATGAAAAGGACTGGCGATGAACTATGCGCAAGCCCATAAGCCGACTACGGCGACCAAACGTTCCCCGACATAAACCAGCGGAATCCGGTCTCGCTCCCAGGGCGGTACGCCGGCTTCCTGAAATAGTATCTTGAGATCGTGATGATGAAGGGGTCCGTGCGGGCGGCAGCGTTCGCCGCCGCGCCGGAATCGGACCGATACATCCGAGCGTGCCGCTCCATCGGCGATCCACAGTGATTCGAATAGCGAAGGTTCGAGCGCGACATTCAAATGCGGAACTTGCAGCGGTTCGCGCGCATCCCAGGGCAGCACCAGGTTCGGATCGTGCGCGGCCAGCGGCGGCATCGCGTAAAGGTCGTCGCGATAGCGCCGCACTTGAACGCCGCGCCATGCGATCAGAGGTGCGCGATCTCCGCTCGCGTTAACGGCGTCGGTCAGCACGTGTTCGAGCTGCGTTTGCGTCGGCAGGGGCAATCTCAGCCCAATCAGCCAGTGTCGGATGGCGTTGCGCTGGCGTACTTGCGAAAACATGCGCAGGGAGTTAACGGACAGGGTGCCAGCGCGGCTGCCCGCGAGTCCCGCCAGATCCTGATGCGCCAGTTCGCCGAGTAACGTCGAGGCGTCGGCCTGCAAGGCCGATGCGCGCGCAAGCGTGCGTGCGTGCGCCGGCCAGCGCCTGCTTAAGGTCGGAAATATTTCGTGGCGGATGAAATTACGGTCGAAATCCATGCTGCGGTTGCCGGGATCGTCGATCCAGCGCAAACCTCTGGCCACAGCGTAAGCGGTCAGTTCAGCGCGCGTGAAACCCAGCAACGGCCGCGCGTGCCAGCCTTCACCAATGCCGGTGAACTCCGGCATCGCCGCAAGACCCGCCGGACCCGCGCCGCGCAAAAGCTGCAACAACAAAGTTTCCGCCTGATCGTCCTGCTGGTGCGCTGTCAGCAGACACGTGCCAGCTTCCAGCAACGTTCGCAACGCGCGATACCGCGCTGCTCGCGCCGCCGCTTCCGGGCTTTCACCGCGCTTTGCGCTGGCGTCGACGCGAACCATTCTGAACCGTATACCGACCCGCGCACACACGGTCTCGCAATGTTCCGCCCAGGCGTCCGCTTCCGGATGCAGTGCATGATGAACATGTACCGCGTGCAATGCGCGCTTTACTTCGTTCTCAATCTCCGTCAGCGCATACAGCAATACGGTGGAATCCAGCCCGCCGCTAAACCCGATCAGGAAACGATCAACTCTGGGCAGCGCAGCCAGCCGGACGCGTAATGCTGCGGGCGTGAACGTCACTGTCGTATCGCGCCGATTACCCGCCGCCCGCGCTCCGCAGCGGGTTCGGCACGGCGCGTTGAGAACGCATAGCGGCGGCTCGCGTATTAATCCTCACAATGAGTACCGAAACGAATCTGGAAAACCCGGCAATCACCGCCCGCGGCGAGCCGCCACAAGTAATAAGAGACAACCTGGCGTTCAGACCCAAACGTCTTCGTAGACCTGTTCGATCGGAATCTCCAGTCCCACCGAAGTTAGCCGTACCTGATCTGTTTCGGTGCACGTTTCGAGCTCCCAGGCCTCATTGGCGCGGCGATAAATCCGCACTTCCATTTTGTCCTGCGCGACCAGCAGATATTCCTGCAGACTCTCCAGCGACTGATACGCAATGCGTTTTTCCAGCGCGTCGCGCGCTTCGGTCGAGGGTGAGATCACTTCGATAATGATCAACGGTCGCTCGCAGTAATACTCGTGTCCATCCGATGGGTCGCAAGCCACCATGACATCGGGATAATAGAAAGCTTCCGCCACGCGCGCCTTCACGTCGGATGCGAAAACCTGACAAGGGTTTCCGCGCAAGTGGCCGTGCAAGGCGGTGTAAAAACCTCCTGCAATCAGATTATGTGCCTTGCTCGCGCCGACCATTGCGTAAACATGGCCCGCCACATATTCGTGCCTGATATCGCTGTACTGCTCCCCATCCAGATATTCCTGCGGCGTTATCCGCACAATTTTTTCCAGGGTGGACATGAATGCTTCCTCACACTAGTAATGCGGCGATGTCCGAACCATTGCCGCATAGCAACCGCAGCACCGAATCGCGACACTAACCCTTGAACTGACCGTAACTCATCAGCCGCTGGTAACGGCGTTCCAGCAACGAGTCGATATTTTCACTTTGCGCGCGGTTAAGACTCGCACGCAAAGCGCGCTTGAGCCGGTGACACGCCATCTCGACATTGCGGTGCGCGCCGCCCAGCGGTTCTTCGACAATCTCGTCAATCAGCTTCAGTTGTTTCAGTCGCGGTGCGGTGATGCCCATAGCCGCGGCGGCGTCGGCGGCGCGATCAGAGCTGCGCCACAGGATCGACGCGCAGCCTTCCGGCGAAATCACCGAATATGTGCTGTATTCAAGCATCATCAGAT
This genomic interval carries:
- a CDS encoding RHS repeat protein, which gives rise to MREYTHNYANARIDFAGRGFLGFGTQTVTDVTGGLTTVTSYRQDYPFTGLVNTAVTRLVSNDIRVRSVINEYDNIVPTGASVYPYLKAATQRTFDPDTDLLLADTITNNSLLDSYGNVRNISVQVTGGGASHTTTTLNQFGNDPDIWRLGRLRTSTATHENAAGARTRTSSFVYYPQTDLLWKETVQPGTVYELITTYGRDDYGNIDATTVSTISGEPITPRTTATQYNGLGRYLFRVTNAVGHIETHTYDRHHGGITELIGPNGLTTHWIYDVLGRQANELRASGTSTGITYDWCSATLCPWVTDIKTALFRKTIATSGAPTVVEYYDSLNRVVAVQKGGFGAATTVQTVYNAKGQVTRVSRPYLTTGTPALWTDYSYDGVGRVTAENLPGTLGSNTSDYDGFKTTLRNPKNQQTVETSNALGQTVIMVDHYLHDTRYEYDPVGNLTKVTDSELNEIVNTYNIRGHKVTTNDPDMGVWTYKYNVLGELIEQKDARLQVSSFVYDKLGRMTRRTEGADISTWEYDLALNGKGKLAKETSTNGFARGYTYDGLSRPRTTTTTIGGVAYTSSVTYDGDGRVVLMNYPSSFSVRNVPWQSFRQLSPLQTQVMRCTVAEHVMQENEIQVTGSMVTAGRMCLLGFDPNYDSTSEMVADIYRIMELDRLRAGIKRYQDSRSR
- a CDS encoding VCBS repeat-containing protein, translated to MLDFNADGRQDLYAPIAGKWYVLRARPFGGGLDDFPTILGADGYNNSPRVGDFDSDGLVDVALDYGPYGTFCFIGLAIRATLPPSMPVVSDSTIALRLTTSRLPIARFIISAPTNDLIPTSPMRAASKLRCMSSPAAAGTMVS
- the tilS gene encoding tRNA lysidine(34) synthetase TilS produces the protein MIGFSGGLDSTVLLYALTEIENEVKRALHAVHVHHALHPEADAWAEHCETVCARVGIRFRMVRVDASAKRGESPEAAARAARYRALRTLLEAGTCLLTAHQQDDQAETLLLQLLRGAGPAGLAAMPEFTGIGEGWHARPLLGFTRAELTAYAVARGLRWIDDPGNRSMDFDRNFIRHEIFPTLSRRWPAHARTLARASALQADASTLLGELAHQDLAGLAGSRAGTLSVNSLRMFSQVRQRNAIRHWLIGLRLPLPTQTQLEHVLTDAVNASGDRAPLIAWRGVQVRRYRDDLYAMPPLAAHDPNLVLPWDAREPLQVPHLNVALEPSLFESLWIADGAARSDVSVRFRRGGERCRPHGPLHHHDLKILFQEAGVPPWERDRIPLVYVGERLVAVVGLWACA
- a CDS encoding Uma2 family endonuclease, with protein sequence MSTLEKIVRITPQEYLDGEQYSDIRHEYVAGHVYAMVGASKAHNLIAGGFYTALHGHLRGNPCQVFASDVKARVAEAFYYPDVMVACDPSDGHEYYCERPLIIIEVISPSTEARDALEKRIAYQSLESLQEYLLVAQDKMEVRIYRRANEAWELETCTETDQVRLTSVGLEIPIEQVYEDVWV